A genomic window from Micromonospora sp. WMMA1947 includes:
- a CDS encoding HIT domain-containing protein: protein MADGLDRLWTPHRMTYISGEDRPEGGYEKPAGCPFCRAPGLPAEESLVVARGEHVFAVLNLYPYNPGHLLVCPYRHVADYTELDEPETVELAAFTKAAMRAVRHVSSAHGFNLGMNQGGVAGAGIAAHLHQHVVPRWGGDANFMPVIGRTKVLPQLLADTRELLAKAWAAA, encoded by the coding sequence CTGGCGGACGGGCTGGACCGGCTCTGGACGCCGCACCGGATGACCTACATCTCCGGCGAGGACCGGCCCGAGGGCGGCTACGAGAAACCGGCCGGCTGCCCCTTCTGCCGCGCCCCCGGTCTGCCGGCCGAGGAGAGCCTGGTGGTGGCCCGGGGCGAGCACGTCTTCGCGGTGCTCAACCTCTACCCGTACAACCCCGGGCACCTGCTGGTCTGCCCCTACCGGCACGTGGCCGACTACACCGAGCTGGACGAGCCGGAGACGGTCGAGCTGGCCGCGTTCACCAAGGCCGCCATGCGGGCGGTCCGGCACGTCTCCAGCGCGCACGGCTTCAACCTGGGCATGAACCAGGGCGGCGTGGCGGGCGCGGGCATCGCCGCGCACCTGCACCAGCACGTGGTGCCGCGCTGGGGCGGCGACGCCAACTTCATGCCGGTGATCGGCCGGACGAAGGTGCTGCCGCAGCTGCTCGCCGACACCCGGGAGCTGCTCGCCAAGGCGTGGGCGGCGGCCTGA
- the thrS gene encoding threonine--tRNA ligase: MSAPRTPVVADPVVVAAGTTAADAVAAAGLPMTGPKAIVVVRDPQGQLRDLDWRPAEDVAVEPVALDSPDGLNVLRHSTAHVLAQAVQDVFPEAKLGIGPPIDNGFYYDFGVDKPFQPDDLAKLEKRMQEIVKSGQRFRRRRFADLDEARAELAAEPFKLELIEVKGEGLDSSEVMEVGGGELTIYDNLAANEDKVCWSDLCRGPHLPNTRLIGAFKLMRSAAAYWRGSEKNPQLQRVYGTAWPTRDELKAYLKLLEEAARRDHRKLGADLDLFSFPDEIGSGLPVFHPKGGVLKRVMEDYVRARHIEEGFDYVGTPHISKEGLFHTSGHLPYYKDTMFPPMEMEGSDYYLKAMNCPMHNLIYRSRGRSYRQLPLRLFEFGSVYRYEKSGVIHGLTRVRGFTQDDSHSYCTKEQAPAEIKHLLGFVLSLLRDFGIDDFYLELSTRDDSRPDKFVGSDEDWATATAVLEQCALETGLELVPDPGGAAFYGPKISVQAKDAIGRTWQMSTIQYDFNQPKGFGLEYQAADGTRQQPVMIHCAKFGSIERFIGVLTEHYAGAFPAWLAPVQVVGIPIREEHGDYLVDFAATLRRHGVRAEVDLGDDRMQKKIRNAQQQKIPFMVIAGDDDVAAGTVSFRYRDGSQRNGVPIDEAVAHVREVVESRTNAGPAAERAGS; encoded by the coding sequence GTGTCCGCACCCCGTACCCCCGTCGTGGCCGACCCCGTCGTCGTCGCCGCCGGGACCACGGCGGCCGACGCGGTGGCCGCGGCCGGCCTGCCGATGACCGGGCCGAAGGCGATCGTGGTGGTCCGCGACCCGCAGGGCCAGCTGCGCGACCTGGACTGGCGCCCGGCCGAGGACGTCGCCGTCGAGCCGGTCGCCCTGGACAGCCCGGACGGGCTGAACGTGCTGCGCCACTCCACCGCCCACGTGCTGGCCCAGGCGGTGCAGGACGTCTTCCCGGAGGCGAAGCTCGGCATCGGCCCGCCGATCGACAACGGCTTCTACTACGACTTCGGTGTCGACAAGCCGTTCCAGCCGGACGACCTCGCCAAGCTCGAGAAGCGCATGCAGGAGATCGTCAAGTCCGGCCAGCGGTTCCGCCGCCGCCGGTTCGCCGACCTGGACGAGGCCCGCGCCGAGCTGGCCGCGGAGCCGTTCAAGCTGGAGCTGATCGAGGTCAAGGGGGAAGGGCTGGACTCCTCCGAGGTGATGGAGGTGGGCGGCGGCGAGCTGACCATCTACGACAACCTCGCCGCGAACGAGGACAAGGTCTGCTGGTCGGACCTGTGCCGCGGCCCGCACCTGCCGAACACCCGGCTGATCGGCGCGTTCAAGCTGATGCGCTCGGCCGCCGCGTACTGGCGCGGGTCGGAGAAGAACCCGCAGCTGCAGCGCGTGTACGGCACGGCGTGGCCGACCCGGGACGAGCTCAAGGCGTACCTGAAGCTCCTGGAGGAGGCCGCCCGCCGCGACCACCGCAAGCTCGGCGCGGACCTCGACCTGTTCAGCTTCCCCGACGAGATCGGCTCCGGCCTGCCGGTCTTCCACCCCAAGGGTGGCGTGCTCAAGCGGGTGATGGAGGACTACGTCCGGGCGCGCCACATCGAGGAGGGCTTCGACTACGTCGGCACGCCGCACATCTCCAAGGAAGGTCTCTTCCACACCTCGGGACACCTGCCCTACTACAAGGACACGATGTTCCCGCCGATGGAGATGGAGGGCAGCGACTACTACCTCAAGGCCATGAACTGCCCGATGCACAACCTGATCTACCGGTCGCGCGGGCGGTCCTACCGGCAGCTGCCGCTGCGGCTGTTCGAGTTCGGGTCGGTCTACCGGTACGAGAAGTCCGGCGTGATCCACGGCCTGACCCGGGTGCGTGGTTTCACCCAGGACGACTCGCACTCCTACTGCACGAAGGAGCAGGCGCCGGCCGAGATCAAGCACCTGCTCGGCTTCGTGCTGAGCCTGCTGCGCGACTTCGGCATCGACGACTTCTACCTGGAGCTGTCGACCCGCGACGACTCCCGGCCGGACAAGTTCGTCGGGTCCGACGAGGACTGGGCGACCGCCACCGCCGTGCTGGAGCAGTGCGCGCTGGAGACCGGGCTGGAACTGGTGCCGGACCCGGGCGGCGCGGCGTTCTACGGCCCGAAGATCTCCGTGCAGGCCAAGGACGCGATCGGCCGCACGTGGCAGATGTCGACCATCCAGTACGACTTCAACCAGCCGAAGGGCTTCGGGCTGGAGTACCAGGCGGCCGACGGCACCCGGCAGCAGCCGGTGATGATCCACTGTGCCAAGTTCGGGTCGATCGAGCGGTTCATCGGCGTGCTCACCGAGCACTACGCGGGCGCGTTCCCGGCCTGGCTGGCGCCGGTGCAGGTGGTCGGCATCCCGATCCGCGAGGAGCACGGCGACTACCTGGTCGACTTCGCCGCGACGCTGCGCCGGCACGGCGTCCGGGCCGAGGTGGACCTGGGCGACGACCGGATGCAGAAGAAGATCCGCAACGCGCAGCAGCAGAAGATCCCGTTCATGGTGATCGCCGGCGACGACGACGTGGCTGCCGGCACCGTCTCGTTCCGCTACCGCGACGGCTCGCAGCGCAACGGCGTACCGATCGACGAGGCGGTGGCGCACGTCCGCGAGGTGGTGGAGTCGCGTACCAACGCCGGTCCTGCCGCCGAGCGGGCCGGATCGTAG